The proteins below come from a single Miscanthus floridulus cultivar M001 chromosome 1, ASM1932011v1, whole genome shotgun sequence genomic window:
- the LOC136467513 gene encoding uncharacterized protein, protein MGELATLGHMRARGRGQAPACGAGRAAAGGARRGEGRRRAALAAARWHLPSSTRRRWRAGMGELATLGHTRARGRGLAGAGAGVGAQRGEGLRCAASTAAQWQAGAGAAAGAAHWEGRATRGVGAGRRWRTAAWGGVGQELRAWGLSVCGLDFPAKFA, encoded by the coding sequence ATGGGCGAGCTGGCCACGCTCGGCCACATGcgggcgcgggggcgggggcaggcGCCGGCGTGCGGCGCGGGGAGGGCTGCGGCGGGCGGCGCACGGCGTGGGGaagggcggcggcgcgcggcatTGGCGGCAGCCCGGTGGCACCTCCCCTCCTCCACACGCCGGCGTTGGCGGGCTGGCATGGGCGAGCTGGCCACGCTCGGCCACACGcgggcgcgggggcgggggctggcgggggcgggggcaggcGTCGGCGCACAGCGTGGGGAGGGGCTGCGGTGCGCGGCGTCGACGGCGGCCCAGTGGCAGGCGGGCGCGGGGGCAGCCGCGGGTGCGGCGCACTGGGAGGGGAGGGCGACGCGCGGCGTGGGGGCGGGCCGGCGTTGGCGGACGGCGGCGTGGGGTGGCGTTGGCCAGGAGCTGCGCGCGTGGGGGCTGTCTGTCTGTGGCTTGGACTTCCCGGCCAAATTCGCCTAA